The following is a genomic window from Alphaproteobacteria bacterium.
TAGCAGCTGAAATAAAATATAATGATAAGGGCTTAGTGCCAGTAATAGCGCAAGAGCATAAGAGCAAAGAAGTTTTAATGCTTGCTTGGATGAATAAAGACGCTATTGCTGAAACTTTAGCAACTAATAAAGTTTGTTATTGGTCTAGATCAAGAAAAAAATTATGGCGTAAAGGAGAAACTTCAGGGCATTTTCAAACTCTAAAAGAGTTTCGCTATGATTGCGATAAAGACACAGTTTTAGTTTTAGTAGAGCAAATAGGACCTGCCTGCCATACTAATCGGCCAAATTGTTTCTATTATGCGGTTAGGGGTGAAGAAATAGAAATAATAAGTGAACCAATGAAATAAGCTTGCCAAAGTAAAATATTTTAAATAATAATGAGAGAAATTTATTATAGATTACAGAAAGAAGATTATGTTAATAAAGAAAGCTGAGATACAAGAAATTCAAAAAAAATGGGCAGATGGTATTGTAAAGATAGGCTCGCTTAAGGGTAATCTAGATTTATGTAAAGAATATAGCCACAAATTTATAGATCAATTATACGCTTTTGCAGAAGGTCCTGTTTTATTTAAACCAACCAAGGCTGCAAGAGTGCAATTTAGAGCGAATCGAGAGGCTGCATTATCTTATTTTATTGGTGGTAATCCAAATTATGAAGAAGATAAAGGTTTTGCTATTACCCCATGGAAGGAGGTTAGATTTGCAGATGATGCGCGCATGATATTAGAAGAAGATAGAGCTTTAGTTATGGGTAATTGTTTCTTCACTGATTATGATAATAATGAGGTAATGGTAGAATATAGCTTTTCTTATAAAAAATATTCTGGTCAATTAAAAATAGATTTACATCATTCTTCACTGCCATTTAAAAATTAATATTTTTGCAACCCCCTAAGCTTAATTGCATAAGATAGATTATGCGGCTAGAGCCACCCTTATGGTTATGGAGTAATGTTTTGCATAGTTTTTGTTGTTATACCAAGTCTCATTTGTAAGGATGATTATATTCAATGAATTTTGTGCTAGAAATTTTGCCTTAGAATTGCAGGGCTAGCTATTGCTAATGCAAAATTTCAAGGTAAAATTTATGGAAAAAAATTGCAGAAGAGAATTAGCTTTATAGATGGGATTCGGCATTATGTAAGTTTTTAGTAAAAAGAGGTAAAAAGCTAAGCAAGATAGTTAGCGACCAAATATTAAGTAAAAAAGGAATAATTAGAAGATCTATTTAGCTGGAGAGAAATATACCCCTGTTAAATAAAATTATGTAATTTTTCTAACTATTAACTGAGAATCCAACGCTTTATGTTTTTTTAACA
Proteins encoded in this region:
- the hisI gene encoding phosphoribosyl-AMP cyclohydrolase; protein product: MELISNKVNMKKDIAAEIKYNDKGLVPVIAQEHKSKEVLMLAWMNKDAIAETLATNKVCYWSRSRKKLWRKGETSGHFQTLKEFRYDCDKDTVLVLVEQIGPACHTNRPNCFYYAVRGEEIEIISEPMK